AAAGACGCGCTCCCGCAATCTGGGCGTGCGCTCCAAGGATTGTTCAAAGCGGCCGACATCGACCACGTCGATGCCCACCCCGATGACTGCCACCGTTCGGTCCTACTCGACCGTGACGGACTTGGCGAGGTTACGCGGCTGGTCGACGTCCAGGCCCTTGCCCGTCGACAACTCCAGCGCGAAGACCTGCAGCGGCACCACCGTCAGCAACGGCGCCAACATGGTCGAGGTGCTCGGGACGTAGATCACTTCGTCGGCAAACGGCTGCACCGAGTCGTCGCCCTCTTCGGCGATGACCAAGGTGCGCGCACCACGGGCGCGGATCTCCTGAATATTGGAGACCACCTTGCCGTGCAGACCGTGCGGAGTGTCCGGGCTTGGCACCACGATGAAGACCGGCTGCCCCGGCTCGATCAGGGCAATCGGGCCGTGCTTAAGTTCGCCCGCCGCAAAGCCTTCGGCGTGAATGTAGGCGAGCTCCTTGAGTTTGAGCGCACCCTCCATGGCGATCGGATAGCCCACGTTCCGGCCGAGGAAGAGCACTGAACGTGTGTCGACCATGAAGCGAGCGATCTCCCGGACTCGGTCCATCCCTCCAAGGACCGCCTCGATCTTCGCCGGTATACCGTGCAGCTCGGCCAGGACCTCTTGGGCGTCGTCGGCGTAGGTCTGCCCGCGCAACTGCGTGAGATAGAGGCCCAGCACATAACTAGCGGTGATTTGCGCGAGGAAGGCCTTGGTGGAGGCGACCGCGATTTCCGGGCCAGCGTGCGTATAGAGCACAGCATCTGATTCGCGCGGAATGGTGGACCCGTGAGTGTTGCAGATGGAGATGGTCAGCGCGCCGAGTTCTCGGGCGTGCTTGACCGCCATCAGGGTGTCCATCGTCTCGCCCGACTGACTAATCGAGACGACCAAGGTGCGCTCATCAATGATCGGGTCGCAATAGCGGAACTCGTGCGCCAGCGCGACCTCAACCGGGATCCGCGTCCAGTGCTCGATCGCGTACTTCGCGACCATTCCGGCGTAGGCCGCCGTTCCGCAGGCCACAAACACAATGCGACTCACGTCCTGGAGGCGCTCTTCGGAGATCCGCAGTTCGTCAAGCGTCAGGCGCCCCTCGGCGTCGGTACGACCCAAGAGAGTGTCGCCGACAGCCTGCGGCTGCTCGTTGATCTCCTTCTCCATGAAGGTGTCGTAGCCACCCTTTTCCGCGGCCGCCGCGTCCCAGTCGACGTGGTAACGCTTGCCTTCGGCGGGGCTGCCATCGAAGTTGATCACCGTCGCGCCCTCCGGCGTGATGGTGACGATCTGATCCTGTTCGAGTTCCATGGCTTCGCGGGTGTAGCCGATGAACGCGGCGACGTCCGAGCCGAGGAAGTTCTCGCCTTCGCCAAGGCCCACGACAAGCGGGCTGTTGCGCCGGGCTCCCACCACGACGCCGGGCTGGTCACTGTGCACCGCGAGCAGGGTGAAGGCGCCCTCAAGGCGCTCCACGACCCGCTGCATAGTCCGAGTCAAGTCACCGTCGAAGGCTCGCGCGAGCAGGTGCGCCACGACCTCGGTGTCGGTCTCGCTTTCGAAGACGACACCCTCAGCGGCAAGTTCGCCTCGCAGCGCGTGGAAGTTCTCAATGATCCCGTTATGGATGAGGGCAAATTTGTCGTCAGTTCCACCCCGGTGCGGGTGCGCATTCTCGTCAGTGGGGCCCCCATGGGTGGCCCAGCGCGTATGACCTATACCCGTCGAGGATCCAGAAAGTGGACGCGCGCCGAGCTCGTCGCGCAGATTCGCGAGCTTGCCAGCCTTCTTCGCAGTGACCACCCGATCACCGCCGACCAGCGCCACCCCAGCTGAGTCATATCCCCGATACTCCAGGCGAGCCAGGCCCTCCATGACAACGTTCAAAGCTCGCTCATCGGCGTTCGCGCCGACGTAGCCGACAATTCCACACATGTGCGGAAGCCTAAGCGTTCTCTAGCCAAGAGCACGCATCGTGTCATTCCGAGACACAATGACCCGGTGACCGCTTCGACGTCGACCACCGCACTGGGCCGTGCGCCTGCCCCCAAATCGCCGTACGTCAGCCTCGATCGAGATGCCTGGGCCCGGTTACGCCAGCAGCATCCGATGCGGCTGGACTCCGACGATTTGCAGCGACTGTCTGGGCTCAATGAGCCGATTGACCTCACCGAGGTCGAAGAGATCTACCTACCCCTGTCGCGACTCCTCAGCTTCTATGTCGCCGCGACCGCGGGCCTGCACCAAGTCACCTCCGACTTCCTCGGCGAACGACCGGCCAAGACACCGTTCGTCATCGGTGTCGCAGGATCGGTGGCAGTCGGTAAGTCAACGACTGCTCGACTGCTCCGTGAATTGCTCGCCCGATGGGATGACACCCCTCGCGTTGACCTGATCACGACCGACGGCTTCCTCTTTCCGAATGCCGAGCTCGAACGGCGAGGCTTGTTGCAGCGCAAGGGTTTTCCCGAAGCGTACGACCGGCGCGCTCTGGTCCGATTTGTCTCCGAGGTGAAGTCGGGCAAGCCAGAAGTCACCGCGCCCGTCTACTCCCACCTGGTCTACGACATCGTGCCCGATGAGCACATCGTGGTGCGCAGGCCTGATGTCCTCATCGTCGAAGGACTCAACGTCCTGCAGCAGCCGGTCGTGACCCCAGAGCGTAGGTCGCCGCTCGCCCTGTCGGATTTCTTCGATTTCTCCATTTACGTCGATGCTCGCGAGGCCGACATTCGCAACTGGTACGTCGACCGCTTCCTCACCTTGCGGCAGACAGCATTCGCCGACCCGGAATCCTATTTCCACCGGTATGCCTCCCTGTCCGACGAGGAGGCCATCGACACCGCCTCCGGGATTTGGGAACGCATTAACCACCCCAATCTGGCGCAGAACATCGTGCCCACGCGCAGCCGGGCCAGCCTGGTGATGCGCAAGGACGCCCAGCACGCGGTCCACCAGGTTCTCTTGCGCAAACTGTGATCAGCGTCCCGGGCTGTTAGGCCGGTTCAGGCCTGCCAGCGCGAGCCATTGATAACACGTCCAGGGCATCGTCCAGCTCCGCCTCGGTCAGGTCACCACGTTCGAGATGCCCTCGCTCAATGACCACTTCGCGGATGGTCTTCCCTTCAGCCACCGCCTGTTTAGCCACGGCGGCCGCCGCCTCGTAGCCGATCTTGGCGTTCAGAGCGGTGACGATGGCTGGGCTGCTCTCGGCGTACCGCCGGCACACCTCGACATTGGCCTGAAGTCCGTCGATACACCGGACCGCGAGCGCCGAACAGGCACCGCTAAGAAAGGTGACCTGCTCCAGCAGCGCCCGCCCCATGACGGGCAGCATGACGTTGAGTTCGAAGGCGCCACTGGCGCCTGCGGCAGTGATAGCCGCGTCATGACCAACAACTTGCGCACAGACCATGAGGGTGGCCTCAGGCAACACCGGATTAACCTTGCCGGGCATGATGCTCGACCCGGGTTGTAGGTCAGGCAACTGCAGTTCACCCAGTCCGGTCCGAGGCCCTGACCCCATCCACCGCAGGTCGTTGCAGATCTTGGTCAGCGATACCGCCAGCGTTCGCAAGGCCCCACTGAGCCCGACGACAGCGTCTTGACTACTTTGCGCCTCAAAGTGGTCCGTCGCTTCGCGCAGTGGAAGGCCCGTATCGGCGGCCAACTGCTCAATCACCCGCGCAGCAAACCCCGGCCGAGCGTTCAAGCCGGTTCCAGTGGCGGTACCCCCAAGCGGCAACTCGTGGATGTACGCCACCGCCTCGCCGATGCGCCGTCGCCCTAAGGCGACTTGCGCGGCATAGCCGGCGAACTCCTGGCCCAACGTCACCGGCACCGCGTCCATGAGGTGCGTACGCCCGGCCTTGACCACGTCCGCGAACTCAGCAGCCTTGTTCGATAAGGACGTCTGCAGGGCCGCAAGCGCAGGGTCGAGGTGTTCCGCGACGGCCACGGCTGCCGCGAGTCGCAGCGCGCTGGGAAAGGTGTCGTTGCTGGATTGCCCCGCATTGACATGATCGTTGGGGTGGGCTTCGACGCCAGCGCGCGACGCGAGATGGCTCAACACCTCGTTCACGTTCATATTGGTCGAGGTGCCGGACCCGGTCTGGAAGACATCGACGGGGAAATGCTCGTCGTGAGCGCCGTCGGCGACCGCCCGCCCAGCCTCGGCAATGGCCTGCGCCTGTTCCGTGGTCACGACGCCCAAGACGCCATTGACTTGTGCCGCTGCGGCTTTGATGCGGGCGAGCGCGTGCACGATCTCCTTGGGCACGACCTGGCCCGAGATCGGAAAATTCTCCGCAGCGCGGGCCGTTTGAGCGCCGTACAACGCATCGACCGGCACCTGGACGGCGCCCATGGAGTCGTGCTCGAGTCGAGTTGTCTGGGAAGTCTTGGTCATGTCTCCATGATGCGCCGGGATCAAGGAGCCACAATGGGTGCATGCACCTGCTCCGTCGACGACCCGTCGCGATCGCCTACTGGCTGGCTGCTTTTTTCCTCTCGGTATGGGTTGGGGTCCTCGTCTCCGGGTGGGCTAGCGATTCAGCGCAGACCACCGGACCAGACGGCGAACCCACCGCCAACGGCGTGCAAGTCGTCTATGGCCTGGTGGGGTTCATCCTCGGCCTGCTTGGCGTCGTGGCAGTCTTCGCCGCAATCTGGATGGTCCTCTGGGCCCGGGAGCGCAGGCGCCAGGACCCAGAGGACGACTGGGATGACAGCGAGATGGACGACCTCCTCGTGGACGAGGACGGCGAACCTCTCCACTGACCCAATCTCAGACTGGGCACTCCGTCAGGGCGCCTAGCAGGTAGGTGAACTTCGCATCCTGAACGATCGGGTCGGCGACCGGCTGATCCGGCAGTCCTGTCGCGAGCCGCCAGTTCGGGTTGGTGTTTGTACTCCAGACCCGGTCGGACTTAAAGACCCGGCCATCCGAGGCAATCGCAAACATCATCTGACCAAGACCTCCGCTGGTGCCATGGACATCGACGATGGTGGCGCCCTGCAGCAAGTCGGCCGAAGGAGTGACATCCCGGAAGGGAAAGATGCCCACGCTGGTGCCGGCGGCATACAACTTTCCGTCGGTCACGACGTGGACCATCTTGGTTGCTTTAGACCCTGTCGAGTCCGGAGTGATGAGCAGCTGCTTGTCGGCGAGTTGGCCTTGGAGAACGCCCGCGAGGTTGCGGTTCTGGGCGCCCTCTTGGGAGTACAACCCTCCGCTGGCATCGACGAACAAGATGGTCGATTGGCTGAATTCGCGGCTCGCGCTCTCGTGCGGAGCCGCGAATTTCACCAGCGGCGCCTCCCATTGGGCGAACGCGTTGCGGAAGTTCCGCAGCACCGTAGGACGGGCGCCGGACGTTGACTGCACGCTGTAGAGGTTTCCGTCCTGACCGATGACCGAGACCATCTCTGAGGCATTGCCCTGCGTGATGGTCCAGTCGACGAGCGGCGTCGGGAACCCGGTGATCTCCGACCAGGTTCCACGTTGCGGCCCGGAGAAGGGCGTCGACCACAGTTTCCCGTCGGAGGTCTCGACGTAGTACGTGCCGATGCCGTTGCTGGTCGCGATGTTGACCGGTGTTCCGGGTGGGTTCGGCAGCGCCTGCGCGATCGGTTCGGTCGTTCCCGTGGTGTTGGAGACAAAACTGGTCAGTTGTCCACCGGCCATGACCAAGCTGTTGCCTGAGATCTGGGAGGAACTGATGGTCATGTCGCTGAGGCTGCCGGTGAGAGGCGTTTCGTACCACTGGCGGCCGTTCCCGGCAGTCAGGCCGTTGTTCTGGGCCTCCCTGGCGGTGTAAATCTTGCCGTCGCTCATCTGGGCGTAGATCGCGCCGTCTGAGGCGTGGACGAACTCGAAGGACTCTCCCGCGGGCAGCCCCTCAGTCACCGTCGTGACGAAGTCGGTAGGTCGGAAGCCGTTGTTCCCGACATAGAGAACCTGTCCGCCTGCAGGGGCGACCACCTGGAGGGTCGCCGTCTCGCTTGCCTCGCCTGAGGTCGCGGTGATCGTGGCAGCGGTCGCCGAGATGGGGGCGGTGATCGCGGGAACTGCAACAGTGCCATCGGCGTCGGTCGGAAGCGTCTTGGTGTCAGTGCCGTCGCTGAACGTGAAACCGGCCGGGAGAGTGATCGTGACAGGAGTGCCGACTGGGGCAGGGTTTGCGCCATTTGTCACGGTGATCACGACGTCCGTGAGATCACCACATCCGTCGATGGTGTAACTCGGCTGGTCGAATTCCAGCGTGGGTTCGGGCGACGCCGCGGTTGCGGGAGAGGCTGCGGCCACTGCGATAGTGGGGATCGACCACGCGGTTCCGGCGACGAGAGTACGCCGTCCGATCGTCCGTCGAGAATGCTCAGATGGGCGTTCTGGGGTGGGGTGATTCATGGTTGGGGCCTCCATGGCATACGGATACGTGTCGGAGGCCGTGAGTCGGCTCAAACACCCCAAAACATGCACGACTCTTTGACCCCCGCCAGGCACGCTAACACCCGTGTAGGCGCCCGATCGAGGTCCACCGGTGAATTTTCTGGGTGCGGGCTGTCACTGACTATTCGTGCCCGGTTTCCTCTAAGAGATCCGTCACCAGAGCCGCGATCGGGCTGCGTTCGCTGCGGTGCAGCGTCACGTGACCGAACAGTGGATGACCCTTCAATTTCTCGATCACCGCCGCGATGCCATCGTGCCGCCCGACGCGCAGGTTGTCTCGCTGCGCCACGTCATGGGTGAGCACCACGCGCGAGTTCTGCCCGATACGAGACAGCACGGTTAGGAGCACGTTGCGCTCCAACGACTGCGCTTCGTCCACCACGACGAAGGCGTCATGAAGCGAGCGCCCGCGGATGTGGGTTAGTGGCAACACTTCCAGCAGGTTTCGCTCGATCACTTCCTCGACAACCTCTCGTGAGCAGACTGCGCCGAGGGTGTCGAAGACGGCCTGCGACCAGGGACCCATCTTGTCGTCCGACGTACCCGGCAGGTACCCCAACTCCTGCCCACCGACGGCGTAGAGCGGACGGAACACGATCACCTTCCGGTGCTGCCGCAACTCCATCACCGCCTCCAGGCCAGCGCACAGCGCGAGTGCCGACTTGCCCGTTCCGGCCCGACCGCCAAGAGACACGATGCCGACGTCCAGGTCGAGCAGCAGATCCAGCGCGATGCGTTGTTCTGCGCTACGCCCGTGCAAGCCGAAGGCATCCCGGTCCCCACGGACGAGGCGTACGGACTTGTCTGCCATGACACGCCCCAGTCCGCTGCCTCGGCCGCCGAGCATCACCACCCCGGTGTTGCAGGGCAGATCTGCCGCGCTGGGCAAGTCGACCCGGCCCGATTGATACAACGTGTCCAGGTCCTCGTCGGTCGCTTCGACTTCCTCGAGGCCCGTCCAACCAGAGTCAACGGCGAGTTCGGCTCGATATTCATCAGCCTTCAAACCCACCGCGGAGGCCTTGACCCGAAGCGGCAGATCCTTGGAGACGATCGTGACATCGAAGCCCTCGTTCGCAAGATTGCGCGCGACCGCGAGGATCCGAGTGTCGTTGTCCCCCAAGCGGAATCCGGCAGGTAGGGACGTGGGGTCGGTGTGATTGAGCTCGACTCGCAGGCTGCCGCCATCGCCCATGGGTACGGGCGCATCGAGTTGGCCGTGCTCGACCCTCAGGTCATCAAGGATTCGGAGCGCCTGCCGGGCGAAGTAACCCAGTTCGGCGTGATGGCGCTTGGCCTCGAGTTCGGTCACGACCACGATCGGAAGGACGACCTCATGCTCAGCAAACCGCGTCATTGCCCGCGGGTCAGACAGGAGAACTGAGGTATCCAGGACGAACGTCTGGACCGTCGATGCGGGCGACCGCGGTGCTGCCGCTGCGGGGCGAGAGGACTGCCGGGCTGTAGCCATGGTCAAACTCCTCGTCGTCGCAGCGCTCGCCGCGACGACCTACTCTCGGACGAGGTGCCGGGACCGGGCCCTTGCCATTCCAAGAGCCGGAACCGGCCCTTGGGTCCGGAGCTGAGTTCGC
The nucleotide sequence above comes from Demetria terragena DSM 11295. Encoded proteins:
- a CDS encoding class II fumarate hydratase codes for the protein MTKTSQTTRLEHDSMGAVQVPVDALYGAQTARAAENFPISGQVVPKEIVHALARIKAAAAQVNGVLGVVTTEQAQAIAEAGRAVADGAHDEHFPVDVFQTGSGTSTNMNVNEVLSHLASRAGVEAHPNDHVNAGQSSNDTFPSALRLAAAVAVAEHLDPALAALQTSLSNKAAEFADVVKAGRTHLMDAVPVTLGQEFAGYAAQVALGRRRIGEAVAYIHELPLGGTATGTGLNARPGFAARVIEQLAADTGLPLREATDHFEAQSSQDAVVGLSGALRTLAVSLTKICNDLRWMGSGPRTGLGELQLPDLQPGSSIMPGKVNPVLPEATLMVCAQVVGHDAAITAAGASGAFELNVMLPVMGRALLEQVTFLSGACSALAVRCIDGLQANVEVCRRYAESSPAIVTALNAKIGYEAAAAVAKQAVAEGKTIREVVIERGHLERGDLTEAELDDALDVLSMARAGRPEPA
- a CDS encoding PhoH family protein, with product MTRFAEHEVVLPIVVVTELEAKRHHAELGYFARQALRILDDLRVEHGQLDAPVPMGDGGSLRVELNHTDPTSLPAGFRLGDNDTRILAVARNLANEGFDVTIVSKDLPLRVKASAVGLKADEYRAELAVDSGWTGLEEVEATDEDLDTLYQSGRVDLPSAADLPCNTGVVMLGGRGSGLGRVMADKSVRLVRGDRDAFGLHGRSAEQRIALDLLLDLDVGIVSLGGRAGTGKSALALCAGLEAVMELRQHRKVIVFRPLYAVGGQELGYLPGTSDDKMGPWSQAVFDTLGAVCSREVVEEVIERNLLEVLPLTHIRGRSLHDAFVVVDEAQSLERNVLLTVLSRIGQNSRVVLTHDVAQRDNLRVGRHDGIAAVIEKLKGHPLFGHVTLHRSERSPIAALVTDLLEETGHE
- the glmS gene encoding glutamine--fructose-6-phosphate transaminase (isomerizing); this encodes MCGIVGYVGANADERALNVVMEGLARLEYRGYDSAGVALVGGDRVVTAKKAGKLANLRDELGARPLSGSSTGIGHTRWATHGGPTDENAHPHRGGTDDKFALIHNGIIENFHALRGELAAEGVVFESETDTEVVAHLLARAFDGDLTRTMQRVVERLEGAFTLLAVHSDQPGVVVGARRNSPLVVGLGEGENFLGSDVAAFIGYTREAMELEQDQIVTITPEGATVINFDGSPAEGKRYHVDWDAAAAEKGGYDTFMEKEINEQPQAVGDTLLGRTDAEGRLTLDELRISEERLQDVSRIVFVACGTAAYAGMVAKYAIEHWTRIPVEVALAHEFRYCDPIIDERTLVVSISQSGETMDTLMAVKHARELGALTISICNTHGSTIPRESDAVLYTHAGPEIAVASTKAFLAQITASYVLGLYLTQLRGQTYADDAQEVLAELHGIPAKIEAVLGGMDRVREIARFMVDTRSVLFLGRNVGYPIAMEGALKLKELAYIHAEGFAAGELKHGPIALIEPGQPVFIVVPSPDTPHGLHGKVVSNIQEIRARGARTLVIAEEGDDSVQPFADEVIYVPSTSTMLAPLLTVVPLQVFALELSTGKGLDVDQPRNLAKSVTVE
- the coaA gene encoding type I pantothenate kinase, with translation MTASTSTTALGRAPAPKSPYVSLDRDAWARLRQQHPMRLDSDDLQRLSGLNEPIDLTEVEEIYLPLSRLLSFYVAATAGLHQVTSDFLGERPAKTPFVIGVAGSVAVGKSTTARLLRELLARWDDTPRVDLITTDGFLFPNAELERRGLLQRKGFPEAYDRRALVRFVSEVKSGKPEVTAPVYSHLVYDIVPDEHIVVRRPDVLIVEGLNVLQQPVVTPERRSPLALSDFFDFSIYVDAREADIRNWYVDRFLTLRQTAFADPESYFHRYASLSDEEAIDTASGIWERINHPNLAQNIVPTRSRASLVMRKDAQHAVHQVLLRKL